In Fusobacterium massiliense, a single window of DNA contains:
- a CDS encoding MATE family efflux transporter, with protein sequence MIKELIKNNNEVIKKIFKIAIPSVLDLLAQTLIATTDMIMVGSLGATAISSVGVGSAAMYALIPALISVTTGTAALLSRAYGAKNQEEGKKAFAQSFYIALPLGIFLMLLFLLFSEQIINLIGNTKDMNLKEAIIYQNITALSFPFLTVGIVTFYAFRALGQNKIPMMGNTLALLVNLVCNYLFIYIFKWGVFGAALGTTFARLSVLILSVYLIFINKNQWISLDIKKMKFDYHLSKRILKVAIPAAIEQLGLRFGMLIFEMMVISLGNLSYAAHKIALVGESFSFNLGFAFSFAATALVGQELGKNSPKQALKKGYICTIIAVIVMSTMGIIFLVAPNLLVSLFSKDENVVALSIVALRLVSICQPFSAMSLVLSGALRGAGDTKSVLFITFVGIFLVRIPTTYLFLYVLKLGLSGAWIVMTIDLFVRSLALLYVFKRGKWKYLTV encoded by the coding sequence ATGATAAAAGAATTAATAAAAAATAATAATGAAGTTATAAAAAAAATATTTAAAATTGCAATTCCATCTGTATTAGATTTATTGGCACAGACATTAATAGCTACAACAGATATGATAATGGTTGGAAGTTTGGGAGCCACTGCTATAAGTTCTGTCGGAGTTGGTTCAGCTGCTATGTATGCTTTAATACCAGCTTTAATATCAGTTACAACTGGGACAGCAGCTCTTTTAAGCAGAGCATATGGAGCGAAAAATCAAGAAGAAGGAAAAAAGGCTTTTGCACAAAGTTTTTATATTGCATTGCCTTTAGGAATATTTTTGATGCTTTTATTTTTACTTTTCTCAGAACAGATAATAAATTTAATAGGAAACACTAAAGATATGAATTTGAAAGAAGCTATAATATATCAAAATATTACTGCTTTAAGTTTTCCATTTTTAACAGTCGGTATAGTAACATTTTATGCTTTTAGAGCTTTGGGACAAAATAAAATTCCGATGATGGGGAATACATTGGCTTTATTAGTAAATTTAGTATGTAATTATCTATTCATTTACATATTTAAATGGGGAGTATTTGGAGCAGCCTTGGGAACTACTTTTGCAAGATTATCTGTTTTAATTTTGAGTGTATATTTGATTTTTATTAATAAAAATCAGTGGATATCTTTAGATATAAAGAAAATGAAATTTGATTATCATTTATCAAAAAGAATTTTAAAGGTAGCTATACCAGCAGCAATAGAACAATTAGGCTTAAGATTTGGAATGCTTATATTTGAAATGATGGTTATATCACTAGGAAATTTGAGTTATGCAGCTCACAAGATTGCTTTAGTTGGAGAAAGTTTTTCTTTCAACTTAGGATTTGCTTTTTCTTTTGCAGCTACTGCATTAGTAGGGCAAGAACTGGGGAAAAATTCTCCCAAACAGGCTTTAAAAAAAGGTTATATATGTACGATAATAGCTGTTATAGTGATGTCAACTATGGGAATAATATTTTTAGTGGCTCCAAATTTATTAGTTTCTTTATTTTCAAAAGATGAGAATGTAGTTGCATTATCAATTGTTGCTTTAAGACTTGTATCTATATGTCAACCATTTTCTGCTATGTCATTAGTTTTAAGTGGGGCATTAAGAGGAGCAGGAGATACAAAGTCTGTATTATTTATAACTTTTGTAGGAATATTTTTGGTAAGAATACCAACGACATATTTATTTTTGTATGTTTTAAAACTAGGATTGTCTGGAGCTTGGATTGTAATGACGATAGATTTATTTGTAAGAAGTTTAGCATTGCTTTATGTATTTAAAAGAGGTAAATGGAAATATTTAACTGTTTAA